Below is a genomic region from Parageobacillus toebii NBRC 107807.
CATCAGCTGTGGGGGATTGAAAAAATGCATACCGACGACTTGATTAGGACGATTGGTTGCGGAAGCTATTTCAGTGATGGACATCGATGAAGTATTCGTTGCTAGAATGGCGTGTTCAGGAGCAATTTGATCCAACTTTGAAAACACTTCTTTTTTTACGTCTATGTTTTCAATGACCGCTTCAATGATGACATCGGCATGTTTCATTTCACGCAAATCCGTAGATCCTCTCACCTTTTCCATTGCTTCGTGTTTTTGCTCGGGGGTTATTTTTCCTTTCGCGATACTCTTATCCATAAACGATTCCATTCGCGATAACGCTTTTTGCAGCACGCGTTCTTCAAGATCTACTAAAATGACGTTAAATCCTGATAAAGCGGCTAAATTGGCAATGCCACTTCCCATTGTGCCAGCTCCAACGACTCCAATTGTCGAAATCATCGAGCAAGTCCTCCTTTTTTTAATTTTGTTTTTATTGCTAATTATTATAAAAAAGGTGAATATAAAAAAATACCTGCATAATGCAGGAAAACATGCTTATCTTTTCATCATTTTTGCGGAGTCAAGACCATATAAATCATATAATTTTAGCGCCATCATCAGATTAAATCGTTGCTCCGACTCGTTTAAAGAAAAGCCAAGCATTTCTTCTATTTTTTCCATCCGATATTGAAGGGTGCTGCGGTGGATATATAGCTTTTCTGCAGCCTCTGTCAAATTGCCATTGCAGTGGAGGAAGACGCGGATCGTTTGCAGCAAATCAACGTGTCTTTCCGATGAATATCGAATCACCGGACCAAGATATTTCTCTACAAACAGTTTCGCTGCCGAGATTTCTTTTAAATGGTGCAATACCGTATACGCCCCCAGCTCATCAAAAAATGCCAAACTCGTTCCTTGAAAATCATGGACAATGACTTGCAATGCTTGTACCGCCTGCTGGTAGCAAAAATAATAATCGCTGATCGATTTTGTAATTCCCCCGATGCCAAAAAACGCGCGGCAAGACACTCCTTCCGCCTCAATCCACCCATTGATCCGCTGATGCCACTCGTTCCAATATTTCGCTGGCTGTTTTTTTTCTTTGCTTGCCGGAACGATCAAAATATATTTATCTTCTATAGCGCCGTATAAAACAGCTGGATCCTCAATGGCAATCCGCACTTTTAATTGGTCCCATAGTGCAGATCTCTCCACGTTCAGCTTTAACAAATCGGCATGTTCTTGCTCGAGGGCGGGAAATTGCAGATGCAATACAACAATTCGATGCTCGTCAAAAATATTCCATTGAAATACATTGGCATACTGGATAATGCTCTCTTCATCCTGAATCTCTGCTGTCAACAATTTATGCAAAAAGCTATCTTTAAGCTGTTCCTTTGTATCAAAAACGAGCTTCTGCTTAATAAACTGGATAGAGAAAATATTGAGGGCTAATTCGACACTCAAACAAAAAAACTCATCTATTTCTTGCGGATATGCTTCAATGGCTAAATAGCCGACCACGTCTCCCCCGCTGTTAATTGGCCAAACAACAACCGAAACATCTAGGAGGCAATCAAGTTGAAAATATCCACCCATACTGCTTTGCCGCGGCACTTGCCTTGACGCCTGTTTCGCAATTTCCCGAAACTGTTGCTCGTTCAAGCGCCTCAATTCATACGCGATCGGCCGCATAAATCGGTCAAATAAAATAACGTCTTTGGCAAACATTTTACTCAATGTTTTTATGATGCCGTGAAAATCCTCGTTCCGAATCGTTTCTTTCATCAACGTTTGTTGATATTGAAGCAGAAAGCGCAGGCGATGGGTATGGTCCCGCTCCTGCTGGTATAGCCGGACATTTTCGAGCATCACGGCAACGTAGTTCGCAAGCATGTCCAAAATCTCTAGGTCTTCTTTGGTGAATCTTCCTTCGTTTTTCCGCTCGACATGCAATACGCCGATCGTTTTGAAATTGACGACTAGCGGAACGGTTAATTGATCCCCGCCTGGTTTCTCTAAGAAAGGAAAATAGTCGCTTACCCGGTAGTTATTTTTCATCATAATTTGATTCGGGCTGTTCACTCTTCCGTACGAAGGGGGATGAAAAACAAAGCTATTGTCTTCTTCCCGGTATAAATACATACAGGCACCAGCCGCATTTGTCCCTTTCCCTGCCCGTTCGACAATTTTTTCAACAAACTGCTCAATCGGCATATCTAAAGAAAAATGTTGCGCAATCCACTCGACACCGACCATTTTCCTCCGCTGTATCTCTTTTTTCTTGGCCACTGTAATCGCGAGAGCGACATCTTCGCCAAAATCGTCGAAAAGCTGCTTTGCTTCAGCGAGCAAAGATACATGGCGTTGAAACCCAATCATGCAAATGCCGTATTCGCTTTCCTCATCTTTAATTGGGACACTAAACCATGTCGTGATGTCATTCCTCCTTAATAAATCAATTAATGGGCACGTGTCGTTGCCTTCCATCTCCTGAAATGTTACACTTCCTTCAAACAATCGGGGGGAGCAGCTGGCGATCTCAATAGGTGGATATGTCGTTCCGTATAGAAAGTCGCCCTGATACAATGTAGGGACTACATCATTTCCTTCTTTTAATACAATGGCAATTAAATCGCATTCGAGCTCCGCCCGAAACGAATTGACCAAGTATTGCAACGCTTCTCCTTCCGTATCAAACTTCACTAATTTTCTCGCCGTCGTCCGCAAATGGCTTTCAATTTTTTTCATTAGCTTTTGCCGCTTGCTTACCTCCATGCCCCGTTTCTCCTTTATTTGTAATCAAATCTCATCGTCAACATGCATTGAGGTTGTTATTAAGCGGCGGCACTTAATAACAACCTCTCGTTTATCCTCTCCATGAAGGAGGAGATCCGTCAGCTCGTATGCGTCTTCGTTTCGATCGTCTTTGCCAGCTCAATGAAGAAGTCAAGCGCCTCCGGATTCGCCATCGATCCAGGATTGACCGCTTTTTCGAGCGGGAATCCGAGCAGCAGCTTGCGAATTGGAATTTCCATTTTCTTTCCGTTTAATGTTTTTGGAATTTGCTCGACTTGGTAAATTTCATCTGGGACAAAGCGCGGCGATACTTTTTGGCGAATTTCGTTTTTGATTTTCTCTTTTAGCTCCTCATCTAATGCCGCTCCTGGCTGAAGCACGACAAACAACGGCATAAACGATTTTCTTCCCATCAGTTCTAAATCGATGATCAAACTTTCGAGCACTTCATCGAGTGATTCGACAGCGCGGTAAATTTCACTCGTTCCCATGCGGACGCCGGCGCGATTAATCGTCGAATCAGAACGCCCGTAAATGACGCAGCCGCCTTCTTCGTCGATTTTTATCCAATCCCCGTGCTTCCAAATTCCTGGATACGTATCGAAATAGCTGTCCAAATATCGCTCGTAATTTGGATCATTCCAGAAAAACAGCGGCATCGATGGCATTGGGTCGGTAATGACTAGCTCTCCCACTTCATTAATTAAACGATTTCCATTTTCATCAAATGCTTGTACATTAGCCCCTAACGAACGGCATTGGATGATCCCCGCACGAACCGGCAAGATTGGCGAACCGGCAACGAAAGCGGTGCATACGTCCGTCCCGCCGCTGCACGAAACTAGGCAAATATCGTCTTTCACGTTTTCGTATACCCAAGCAAATCCTTCCGTCGTCAGCGGCGAACCTGTTGAAAGAACGGCTTGTAAATCGGAAAAATCGTACAATTCTTTTGGCTTAATGCCAAGCTTCATACAAACGTTAATAAACGCTGCGCTTGTTCCGAAATGGGTAATGCGCGCCTTTTCCGCCAGCTCCCATAACACGTTTCCATCCGGATACGTCGGACTCCCGTCATAAAGCACGACCGACGCTCCGACTAACAATCCGCCGATGAGAAAATTCCACATCATCCATCCCGTTGTCGTAAACCAGAAAAATGTGCTTTCCTTTGTCAAATTTTCTTCAATCAATAGCGATTTTAAATGTTCGAGCAAAATGCCGCCATGCCCTTGAACGATTGGCTTCGGCAAGCCTGTTGTACCGGAGGAATACAAAATCCAAAGCGGATGGTCAAACGGAACGTATTCATAAGTAAGTTCCGCTTTTTCCCGAATGATATCATCCCATAATAAAACGGAATCATCCGGTGCTTGTACGTCTTCCCGCAAATATGGAAGCAAAATCGTTTTTTTGAGCGACGGCAATTTTTCCCGCAATTCGTCGACAATCGGACGTTTATCAAACTCTTTCCCGCCATATTGGCATCCGTCAATCGCAAAAAGCACAACCGGTTCAATTTGCTGGAATCGGTCAATGACGCTGCTTGCGCCAAAATCCGGTGAACAGCTCGACCAAATCGCCCCAATGCTGGCGCACGCTAAGAAAGCGATGACGGTTTCCGGAATGTTTGGCATATATGCCACCACTCGGTCTCCCGGTTTGACTCCGATTTTTTTGAGCGCGTTTGCGACCGCCGCCGTTTTTTCTTTCAGCTCTTTCCAAGCCACTTCACGATAAGGCACGCGCTCGGAACGGAAAAGAAGCGCTGGGCGATCGGATCGCTCGTTTCGAAATACGTGCTCCGCATAATTTAACGTCGCACCTGGAAACCATTTCGCTCCCGGCATTTTCCGCTCTTCTAAAACGCAACGGTAAGGAGTCGCCGATTTCACCTCGCAATACTCCCACACCGATTCCCAAAATTCTTCTAGCTGTTCAACGGACCAATTCCATAATTGTCGATGTGTTTCAAATGACAGACCCTTTTTTTCCTTTAACCAATTCATATAGCGCTTAATATTCGATCGTTGAATATGTTCCTCTGTCGGCGTCCATAATACCGTCCCATCCGTAATCGCTTTCATATTCATCTGCGCAAAAAACGCAGAATTCACCCCTCTCCCACCTATTTTCGATTGAAAATTTAGACTATTTATATAATATCATCTTTTCTTATTATTGAGAATACAAAAGCAGAAAACGAACTGTGTGAAGATAATGAAAAAATTCGTCGTAAAACCAAAAAACAAAATGATTGACAAAACAAAGAAGGCGGAATAAGATAAAAAATAAAATTTGGTTTTGTGCAAAATTATAACCTTAACGCAATTTATTGATAAGGAGGAAACTATTATGCCTTCAGTAAAATTGCAGCGTTTATCCGAGGCAGAAGAAGGAGAACGTTTCCGTATTGTGAAGCTTGACATACAAGATGGAACAATGAAACGAAGATTGCTTGACTTAGGATTTGTCCCAGGATGCGAAATAAGCGTTCTGCAAAAAAGCCCACTGGGAGACCCAACCGCATATCGTGTCAGCAACACAACGATTGCATTGCGGAAAGAAGAAAGTGACCATATTTATGGGGAGAGGATACGCGATGTCCACAAATGAATATACAATCGCACTTGCGGGAAATCCGAACACAGGAAAAAGCACATTGTTTAACGTTTTGACCGGATTGCGACAGTATACCGGAAATTGGCCGGGAAAAACGGTCGTTCATGCGGAAGGATTTTTTACGTACAATAACAACCGCTATAAAATGATCGATTTGCCCGGAACCTATTCGCTTTATTCGAATTCGGCGGATGAAGAAGTGGCGCGAGATTTTATTATTTTTGAAAAGCCCGATGTTACGATAGTGGTACTCGATGCTACCGCTTTGGAACGAAATTTAAATCTTGCTTTGCAAGTGTTGGAGATGACAAGCAGCGTCATCGTCTGTGTGAACCTAATGGATGAAGCGAAAAAGAAAGGAATCCGCATCGATACCGAGAAACTAGCGGCAACATTAGGAGTGCCGGTCGTTCCGATTTCCGCGCGCAATAAAGAAGGAATCGACACGTTATTAAAGACAATCGATTCGATGGTGCGTGGAAAAATCAAAACAAACCCGATTGCCGTCCGGTACAGTCCAGAAATTGAACAATGCATCGAAAAGCTCATTCCACGCGTGAAAGAGGTTATTGGCGATGCGTACCCTGCCCGCTGGGTCGCGCTTCGATTGCTTGACGGAGATATGTCTTTGCTTCAGGCTCTCCAACAACAACCGCTTCCATCCGTAAAGGAGGTGTCTATATATGCATGCCACGATACCGCAAAGTCCGTTTGAAGAGCTGATGAATGAAGCGCGAGCACTGGCGCCTGCGGATACGCGCGAACAAATCGTATCGGCTATTTTTCGCACCTCCCAAGCGATTTGCAATGAAACGGTCACCTATACGAATCAAGCAAAACAATACGAAACGGAAAAGCTAGACCGCATTTTTACTTCAAAATTATGGGGATTTCCGATCATGCTTGCGATGCTTGCGGTCGTTATTTATATCACGATTGCCGGCGCGAATATTCCATCTGGCATGTTAGCAGACTTTTTCGGATGGCTTGAAGGATATCTTACCCTTTTCTTTCAAGCACTGCACGCCCCTGACTGGCTGCACGGGTTGCTTGTGTTAGGGTTATATCGAGGCACTGCTTGGGTCGTCAGCGTGATGCTTCCGCCGATGGCGATTTTCTTTCCAATTTTTGCATTGCTAGAAAACTATGGATATCTCCCGCGTGTCGCTTTCAATATGGACCGCTTGTTTAAAAAAGCGGGAGCGCACGGAAAACAATCGCTCACGATGGCGATGGGATTTGGGTGCAACGCCGCGGCTATTCTGTCGACGCGCATCATCGAGTCGCCGCGTGAACGAATGCTGGCGATTTTGACGAACAGCTTCGTCCCTTGCAATGGACGGTGGCCGACATTGATCTTGCTGTCTTCCTTATTTATGGCGGCAGGCTACACTGGCGGATGGAAAACATTGGTCACTGCTAGTGTCGTCGTCGCGATGGTGCTGTTTGGCATCGTCGTCACGCTGACGGTTTCATGGGTGCTGTCAAAAACAGCATTGCGCGGCATCCCGACCCATTACACATTAGAACTGCCGCCGTATCGGCGCCCGAAAATATGGGATACGATTATTCGCGCCACATTAGACAAATCCATTTATGTGCTAAAGCGAGCCATTGTGGTTGCCGCTCCAGCTGGAGTATTAACATGGATACTAGGAAACATTCATATCGGGGATACGACCGTCCTCGCCTATATCGCCGATTGGCTCGATCCATTCGCGCGAGCACTTGGGCTTGATGGCTATATTTTAATGGCGTTTATTTTAGGATTGCCCGCCAATGAAATCGTCTTGCCGATTTTATTAATGGGGTATTTATCGACTGGTTCCTTGACGGAAGTCGATGGTCTGCACTCACTCAAACAAATTTTCGTCGACCACGGCTGGACATGGCTGACCGCGCTCAATATGATGCTGTTTTCCTTGCTTCATTATCCGTGTGGCACCACGCTCGTTAATATTTACAAAGAAACGAAAAGCAAAAAATGGACGTTTGTCGCTTTTGCGCTTCCGACAAGCATCGCTATTGCTGTCACGTTTTTCACCGCGCAACTTGCCAAATGGTTTGGCTTTGTATGAAAAATCCCCGTTTCCTTGTTTAGAGGGAACGGGGATTTTTGTGTGTGATTGTAACTTTATGGTTTTCTATTAATCAAGTTAGTTTACCCATCGTCCTGTCAAATTTCCCCTCGCCGTTAAATACGATAATCGCTTCCATTCAATCAGTTTCCGACGTAATAACTACATAAAATATGTAAATACTCGTGGGTTAGATGATGAATTATGTATTTTCCACACGTCGTGATCGCATAGAAAATGCAGAAAACGTTTGAACGTAACAAAATTTTCAGCTAAATCTGTCCAGATTGGATCAAGTAAACGCCCACCTTTTTTGCTGACCTCAATATATTTCTTTGCTGTCGAGGCCAATGAACGAAATTTACCATTCAAAAGCAATTTAATTACAGAAAATAGGCCGTTTTGTTTCCAATCGATCATTTTAAACGCTGAAGAAGCCATTAATTGTTTAAGAGAAAGAATCATTTTTTCCATATAATCTTCCATCGTACCTAATAAATGAACCAATTCGGAAACAAATATATTGCTTATTCCTGAGGAAACTACGCTTCCAATTACATTTTGCTGGATAAAAAATGTCTTTTCGCTGCATTTAACCATACACCCGCTCCTTTTCGAAAACAAAGGAGCGGGATATGGTCAATCATACTTCCCTTACTTCTTCCAAATGCGACACATCGCCTTCAGTAATCAATTCAAACTTCCCATCGTTTACCCGCACGGTCGTAACGCTGGTTCCATACATATACGGAGGAGCCCAAAGCTCTTTTAACGGCATGTTTTTGAAACGAGCGATAACCGTCTTTAACACCACCCCATGCGTAACAATTAAAATGTTTCCTTCAGGGTGGCGTTTGATGATTCGCTCAATGGCGGCAAACGCCCGGTTTTGGACATCGATGAACCGCTCGCCGCGCCGTGGTGTGTATAAATGCGGATGATTCCAAAAGTGGTCGAACATAATAGGATCCAATTCTTTGATTTCCTCATGGGTCTTTCCTTCCCAGTCGCCAAGGTGAATCTCCCGCAGCTGTTCTTCGGTATAAATCGGAATCAGCCGCTCGCCGCGAATCAGCTGGGCGGTTTCGAGCGCTCGTCCGCTTGTGCTGGCGTAAATCGCGGTCAAATCGACTGCTTCCAGCCGTTTTCCAAGCCGCATTGCGTCTTGCCGCCCCTTTTCCGTAAGCGGCGAATCTTGCCACCCTTGCATCCGCTTTTCAACGTTCCATCGCGTTTCTCCGTGTCTAGTTAAATATAACGTTGCCATTCTCGTTCCCCCATTCCTGTTGTCTCTTATTGTTCCACCGCCGGCTCCAGTTTTTGTTTTTTCACTATCAAATACTCACTCATACTAGTTCTCCTTCTCCTAAATACATCGTTCCCATTTCGATATATTTCTTCTACTCCTTGTTCGTTTTGCGCACACGGTATGCTTTCGCATTGGTTTTAGAGCTGGCAGCTAAATTTTTGGATTTTCTTTTTTGCTTGTCTCCAAATATACCAATCTAACAGCGGATTTTCCAGCTTCATAGAAAATCTGCCGCCTCCAAGCGCGATGATTTTCCTCATATCAGTTCAGCCACTTTACGAGTTTGGTCATCCATATCCCTTCTGGCATCCTCATTTGTTCGACTTCGCGGAAACCGTGACGTTCATATAGACGAAGCGCAGGTATATTCGCGCTTCCTGTCATCACGATGATTTCGTTCGCATTCCGTTCTTGATGACAGACAAACTCAATCAAGGCGCTGGCGATCCCTTGCCGGAAAAAGCCGGGATCCACCATCAAGCGGCAAATGTGCACGGTCTTTTCTGCCCGCTCATAGGAAATCGCTCCTGCCAGTTGTCCCTGCTTTATATATCCATAAAACCGTTCACCGCACTGCTGCAACGTTGCGACTGTATCTTGCAATGGCGGAAGGTCGGGAAATCCGATCAGCCGCGCCTCGACAGCGTAAGAACGGAATTGAAGGAGCAGCACCGCCTCCGCCCATTCGTCTGCCTCTATGTTTATTTCCTGAATCATGCCTTCCTTTCCTTTCTGTTTCATCATGCGCCATCCATTTTTACTTCTCGATGATCGCTTTGTTTTCCTTTTTGCTTCACGAAAAAAGACGATCTTGCCTGAGGGCATCAATCGTCTTCGTTATCGTCTATCAGTAATTTCATCCATCGCTTCTTGCAGCAAGTAGTACCCTTTTTGTTCCCGTCCATCTTTTCGTATCGTCCATTCTTGTTTTTCCAATGCCAGCTCACCGCGTTCATTTTTGACAAATGGCATATGAAGGACAATCATATCATCATCCTTGTTGATCGTATAGCCGATGTAATACTTGTTTCCTGTGCCTTCTTCTTCGAAAATGCCGACTTGGTCCAAATGATAAACATCCATCAACGGCTGCAGCGTGTCAATAAACTCATGGATAATCACGCTTCTTGGCGCAAATTCCATCTTTCTCCCTCCTCTCATCGACGGAGTACGTATAATCGTCCGTTAATGGCAAACGAGATGGCGCCGGTTTCTTCGGAGACGACGATTACAAGCGCATCACTTCGCTCTGTTAACCCAATTGCGGCGCGATGGCGGGTACCTAATTTCCGCTTCGGTGTCACATGCTCGGCAAGCGGCAAAATATTGCCTGCCGATACAATTTCGTCATAACGGATTAACGCTCCCCCATCATGAAGCGGATTGCCTGGATAAAAAATCGTTTCTAACAACGTATGTGAAACCTTTGCCCCAATAGGAACACCATGATGCAATAAATGATCCAGCGAATCCTTTCGCTCAATAACGATGAGAGCACCATGACGGCGTTCCGCCAAATGTTTTGCCGCAAGGGACAAATCGTCATAATGCGGCGTATATTCCGCTAAATAAGAATGCAAATAAAAAGAAGCGGCCGCTGTTTGTACATCCAAGATATGCTTTTGCAATGTTTCTAAACGCGACAATATACAGCACTCATCCATCATTAACGATTGGCGGATTGCTTCCGCCTCCTCCGTAATGTCGCGCAGTGAACGAATTATTTGCTCTTTCATCGGTTGATTAAGCGGTAAAAACTCTTGAATCATGGAACTCCCCCATCGCCGTTTGTTACTATTAGTGTGCGACATTTATAATGAAAAACGGACGGAAATAATAGGAAATCCCTTCTAATGTATTCATTAGAAGGGATGAGAATCAAATACCATATACTCTTCTAGCCATTTTTGCAACTTCTCGGCTTCTAACGACTTGCTAAAGTAAAACCCTTGGGCAAAGTCGCAATCCATCTGTTGGAGAAGCGCTACTTGATGATACGTCTCGACGCCTTCCGCCAATACTTGAATATCCAAGCTTTTCGCTAAATGAATAATCGTATCGACAATCGTTGCATCTTTCGAGTTCTCCGCAATTCCTTGAATAAAGCTGCGGTCAATTTTTAATAAAGACACCGGCAGATTCCGAATGTACGCCAACGAAGAAAATCCTGTGCCGAAATCATCAATGGCTACTTGCACGCCGATATTTTTTAACTGAGTTAAAATATGCTTGCCCGTTTCAAAGTTTTCCATCAAGCCGCTTTCTGTCACTTCCAAAATTAAATGCTCTGGCGCGAAATGCGTATCCCGTAAAATATGGACAATATGCTGAACCAATTCCGTTCGATTTAATAAAAACGGCGATAAGTTGACAGCTAATTTCAGCCCAGGGAACTGCGTCTGCCATTCTTTCACTTGGCGGCACGAATGTTCAAGCACCCATAACGTAATTTCAAAAATGAATCCGCTCTGTTCGGCAAGTGGAATAAAGTCGAGCGGCGGAATTTCTCCAAGCGATGGGTGGCGCCAACGCAACAGTGTTTCCACTCCCATCGTTGCACCGCTGTCAAGCTTAATTTTCGGCTGGTAGCATAAATAAAATTGCTCACGCAAAATCGCAAACGGCAAATCTTGTTCAATGATCGCTTTCCGATTTTGCGTCGGACGATAAAACTCATAACCATTTTTTCCTCTTTTTTTCACATTATATAGAGCTTGATCGGCGTATTTCATGACTTGCTCGATTCGGTCGCTATCTTTTGGGAAAAAAGCAATTCCCATCGATAGCGTAGACTGAATAAGCTGTTTTTCATAATAAAACGGCTTATGGAACGTTTGAACAAGCTCATCGGCGAGTTTCGACACTTCTTCTTTTGCTATGTTCGGAAGCAAAAGCACAAATTCATCTCCGCCAATGCGCGCAAAAAAATCTTCGGAGCGCAGCACGCTTTGCACCCTTCTTACCGCTTCCTGCAAAAAATAGTCGCCAGCTTGATGGGAAAAGTGATCGTTAATCCATTTAAATTTATCAAAATCCAAATAACATAACGCAAAATCGGTTTGGCTTTCGATCAGCTGCTTTATGTATCTCTCAAAATAGCTGCGGTTCGCAATGCCTGTTAACGAATCAAAGTAGGCAAGCTGCCGTAACTTTTCCTCGTATTTTTTCCGTTCGCCAATGTTTTTCACCGTCACAATCACATAATCAAGTTCATTTTGTTCATTCACAATCGCTTTCCCTTGCGCTTCCATCCATATCCATTTTCCTTCGTTATCGCGCTTGCGAAATTCAGCGATTTGAGTGTCATATGTACGATATAGCTCATCAAACTTCCTCACAATGTTCGGCAAATCATCAGGATGCACAAATTGTAAGATATCTTCATACGAATATTGGTGAATTGCCGTGCCTACTTTCTCAAGAGATGATGGTATGTATAATAGCTCACGTTTATTGGAAAAAATAAGAATATAATCCGTAGAATGTTCAGCGATGAGTTGAAAATGTTGTTTGCTTTCTTCCAATGCTCGTTCTAGTTTCTTTTCCTTCGTCACATCGCGGCATACGCAC
It encodes:
- a CDS encoding 3-hydroxyacyl-CoA dehydrogenase family protein, encoding MISTIGVVGAGTMGSGIANLAALSGFNVILVDLEERVLQKALSRMESFMDKSIAKGKITPEQKHEAMEKVRGSTDLREMKHADVIIEAVIENIDVKKEVFSKLDQIAPEHAILATNTSSMSITEIASATNRPNQVVGMHFFNPPQLMKLVEVVRGYKTSDETVEQAKELARKLKKEPVEVKKDSPGFIVNRIMIPQFIEAIRLVEEGVASMEDIDKAVTLGLNYPMGPFTLQDFAGVDIGLHVMDYFYQEFKDDRFAAPLLLRQLVRAGRLGRKTGAGFYDYDDAR
- a CDS encoding helix-turn-helix domain-containing protein: MEVSKRQKLMKKIESHLRTTARKLVKFDTEGEALQYLVNSFRAELECDLIAIVLKEGNDVVPTLYQGDFLYGTTYPPIEIASCSPRLFEGSVTFQEMEGNDTCPLIDLLRRNDITTWFSVPIKDEESEYGICMIGFQRHVSLLAEAKQLFDDFGEDVALAITVAKKKEIQRRKMVGVEWIAQHFSLDMPIEQFVEKIVERAGKGTNAAGACMYLYREEDNSFVFHPPSYGRVNSPNQIMMKNNYRVSDYFPFLEKPGGDQLTVPLVVNFKTIGVLHVERKNEGRFTKEDLEILDMLANYVAVMLENVRLYQQERDHTHRLRFLLQYQQTLMKETIRNEDFHGIIKTLSKMFAKDVILFDRFMRPIAYELRRLNEQQFREIAKQASRQVPRQSSMGGYFQLDCLLDVSVVVWPINSGGDVVGYLAIEAYPQEIDEFFCLSVELALNIFSIQFIKQKLVFDTKEQLKDSFLHKLLTAEIQDEESIIQYANVFQWNIFDEHRIVVLHLQFPALEQEHADLLKLNVERSALWDQLKVRIAIEDPAVLYGAIEDKYILIVPASKEKKQPAKYWNEWHQRINGWIEAEGVSCRAFFGIGGITKSISDYYFCYQQAVQALQVIVHDFQGTSLAFFDELGAYTVLHHLKEISAAKLFVEKYLGPVIRYSSERHVDLLQTIRVFLHCNGNLTEAAEKLYIHRSTLQYRMEKIEEMLGFSLNESEQRFNLMMALKLYDLYGLDSAKMMKR
- a CDS encoding acetoacetate--CoA ligase is translated as MKAITDGTVLWTPTEEHIQRSNIKRYMNWLKEKKGLSFETHRQLWNWSVEQLEEFWESVWEYCEVKSATPYRCVLEERKMPGAKWFPGATLNYAEHVFRNERSDRPALLFRSERVPYREVAWKELKEKTAAVANALKKIGVKPGDRVVAYMPNIPETVIAFLACASIGAIWSSCSPDFGASSVIDRFQQIEPVVLFAIDGCQYGGKEFDKRPIVDELREKLPSLKKTILLPYLREDVQAPDDSVLLWDDIIREKAELTYEYVPFDHPLWILYSSGTTGLPKPIVQGHGGILLEHLKSLLIEENLTKESTFFWFTTTGWMMWNFLIGGLLVGASVVLYDGSPTYPDGNVLWELAEKARITHFGTSAAFINVCMKLGIKPKELYDFSDLQAVLSTGSPLTTEGFAWVYENVKDDICLVSCSGGTDVCTAFVAGSPILPVRAGIIQCRSLGANVQAFDENGNRLINEVGELVITDPMPSMPLFFWNDPNYERYLDSYFDTYPGIWKHGDWIKIDEEGGCVIYGRSDSTINRAGVRMGTSEIYRAVESLDEVLESLIIDLELMGRKSFMPLFVVLQPGAALDEELKEKIKNEIRQKVSPRFVPDEIYQVEQIPKTLNGKKMEIPIRKLLLGFPLEKAVNPGSMANPEALDFFIELAKTIETKTHTS
- a CDS encoding FeoA family protein; its protein translation is MPSVKLQRLSEAEEGERFRIVKLDIQDGTMKRRLLDLGFVPGCEISVLQKSPLGDPTAYRVSNTTIALRKEESDHIYGERIRDVHK
- a CDS encoding FeoB small GTPase domain-containing protein translates to MSTNEYTIALAGNPNTGKSTLFNVLTGLRQYTGNWPGKTVVHAEGFFTYNNNRYKMIDLPGTYSLYSNSADEEVARDFIIFEKPDVTIVVLDATALERNLNLALQVLEMTSSVIVCVNLMDEAKKKGIRIDTEKLAATLGVPVVPISARNKEGIDTLLKTIDSMVRGKIKTNPIAVRYSPEIEQCIEKLIPRVKEVIGDAYPARWVALRLLDGDMSLLQALQQQPLPSVKEVSIYACHDTAKSV
- a CDS encoding ferrous iron transporter B, translated to MNEARALAPADTREQIVSAIFRTSQAICNETVTYTNQAKQYETEKLDRIFTSKLWGFPIMLAMLAVVIYITIAGANIPSGMLADFFGWLEGYLTLFFQALHAPDWLHGLLVLGLYRGTAWVVSVMLPPMAIFFPIFALLENYGYLPRVAFNMDRLFKKAGAHGKQSLTMAMGFGCNAAAILSTRIIESPRERMLAILTNSFVPCNGRWPTLILLSSLFMAAGYTGGWKTLVTASVVVAMVLFGIVVTLTVSWVLSKTALRGIPTHYTLELPPYRRPKIWDTIIRATLDKSIYVLKRAIVVAAPAGVLTWILGNIHIGDTTVLAYIADWLDPFARALGLDGYILMAFILGLPANEIVLPILLMGYLSTGSLTEVDGLHSLKQIFVDHGWTWLTALNMMLFSLLHYPCGTTLVNIYKETKSKKWTFVAFALPTSIAIAVTFFTAQLAKWFGFV
- a CDS encoding histidine phosphatase family protein; the protein is MATLYLTRHGETRWNVEKRMQGWQDSPLTEKGRQDAMRLGKRLEAVDLTAIYASTSGRALETAQLIRGERLIPIYTEEQLREIHLGDWEGKTHEEIKELDPIMFDHFWNHPHLYTPRRGERFIDVQNRAFAAIERIIKRHPEGNILIVTHGVVLKTVIARFKNMPLKELWAPPYMYGTSVTTVRVNDGKFELITEGDVSHLEEVREV
- a CDS encoding GNAT family N-acetyltransferase, with translation MMKQKGKEGMIQEINIEADEWAEAVLLLQFRSYAVEARLIGFPDLPPLQDTVATLQQCGERFYGYIKQGQLAGAISYERAEKTVHICRLMVDPGFFRQGIASALIEFVCHQERNANEIIVMTGSANIPALRLYERHGFREVEQMRMPEGIWMTKLVKWLN
- a CDS encoding DUF5634 family protein, producing MEFAPRSVIIHEFIDTLQPLMDVYHLDQVGIFEEEGTGNKYYIGYTINKDDDMIVLHMPFVKNERGELALEKQEWTIRKDGREQKGYYLLQEAMDEITDRR